One genomic segment of Gadus chalcogrammus isolate NIFS_2021 chromosome 3, NIFS_Gcha_1.0, whole genome shotgun sequence includes these proteins:
- the LOC130379390 gene encoding ectonucleoside triphosphate diphosphohydrolase 7-like, with translation MARITFSCLPASWYCSVSLLSLGCAPRQRLLLLLLLLTCTVLFLLSSYHHPLWGPRHPIRASVNKYLSLAESMEATNLQDPALNYGVVVDCGSSGSRVFVYYWPPHNGNPHTLLDIRQMKDRERKPVVKKIKPGISTLAQTPEKANVYLQPLLNFAAAHVPRVKHKETPLYILCTAGMRLLPDSQQAAILEDLVTDVPMEFDFLFSHSHAEVISGKQEGVYAWIGINFVLGRFDHAEEEDATVEVTTGSTHQQPISRRRTVGIMDMGGASLQIAYEVPSAVTFSSPQEEEAGKSLLAEFNLGCDVDKTQHVYRVYVTTFLGFGGNMARQRYEDLVVNSTLASNRLLGSQTGLSQDNPSLDPCLPLGLSDTVARDGRTLHLRGQGDWSRCQSAVHPFLGLHNGTMSPRGIYQAPIDFSNSEFYGFSEFYYCMEDVLRIGGMYDSLKYARAATDYCGTQWSTLKQRLESKLFSQQADVTRLKYQCFKSAWMYEVLHSGFRFPKDYPSLKTAQLVYDKEVQWTLGAILFKTRFLPLRDLQQEVFRQSHPSWLRSSFLYNHHLFSVCVLVVLLAILLYILRLRRIHQREQRQSEVLDLLWVEEGEALLA, from the exons ATGGCAAG GATCACGTTCTCCTGCCTGCCAGCCTCCTGGTACTGCAGTGTGTCCCTTCTCTCCCTGGGATGTGCTCCCCGACAGaggctgctcctgctcctgctcctcctcacctgcaCCGTGCTGTTCCTCCTGTCCTCGTACCACCACCCGCTCTGGGGGCCCCGCCACCCAATCAGGGCCTCAGTCAACAA GTACCTCTCCCTGGCTGAGTCCATGGAGGCCACAAACCTGCAGGACCCAGCGCTGAAttatggggtggtggtggactgTGGCAGCAGCGGCTCCAGGGTCTTTGTGTACTACTGGCCCCCCCACAATGGGAACCCCCACACCCTGCTGGACATCAGGCAGATGAAGGACCGTGAGAGGAAGCCTGTGGTCAAGAAGATCAAACCTG GTATCTCCACCCTGGCCCAGACCCCCGAGAAAGCCAACGTCTATCTCCAGCCGCTGCTCAACTTCGCCGCAGCCCATGTACCCAGGGTCAAGCACAAGGAGACCCCGCTCTACATCCTCTGCACTGCTGGCATGAGGCTGCTGCCGGACAG CCAGCAGGCAGCTATCCTGGAGGACCTGGTCACAGACGTGCCCATGGAGTTTGATTTCCTCTTCTCTCACTCCCACGCTGAGGTCATCTCCGGGAAGCAGGAAG GTGTGTATGCATGGATTGGCATTAACTTCGTTCTGGGCCGGTTTGATCACGCGGAGGAGG AGGATGCCACTGTGGAGGTCACAACGGGGTCAACGCACCAGCAGCCAATCAGCCGGCGTCGTACTGTGGGCATCATGGACATGGGCGGGGCTTCTCTCCAGATAGCCTATGAGGTTCCCAGTGCAGTCACCTTCAGCTCCCCACAAGAG gaggaggcggggaAGAGTCTGCTGGCGGAGTTCAATCTGGGCTGTGATGTGGACAAGACCCAGCACGTGTATCGCGTCTACGTCACCACCTTCCTGGGCTTCGGAGGCAACATGGCCCGCCAGAGGTACGAGGACCTGGTGGTGAACAGCACGCTGGCCAGCAacag GCTGCTGGGGTCCCAGACCGGCCTGAGCCAGGACAACCCCTCCCTGGACCCCTGCCTGCCACTGGGCCTGTCGGACACGGTGGCCCGAGACGGCCGCACCCTGCACCTGCGGGGCCAGGGGGACTGGAGCCGCTGTCAGAGCGCCGTCCACCCCTTCCTGGGCCTCCACAACGGGACCATGTCCCCCAGGGGAATCTACCAG GCTCCCATTGACTTCAGTAACAGCGAGTTCTACGGTTTCTCAGAGTTCTACTACTGCATGGAGGACGTGTTGAGGATAGGAGGAATGTACGACAGCCTCAAGTACGCCCGGGCCGCCACG GATTACTGCGGAACACAGTGGTCGACCCTGAAACAACGGCTGGAGAGCAAGCTTTTCTCCCAGCAGGCCGACGTTACCAGACTCAA GTACCAGTGCTTCAAGTCGGCCTGGATGTACGAGGTGCTGCATTCGGGCTTCCGCTTCCCCAAGGACTACCCCAGCCTGAAAACCGCCCAGCTGGTCTACGACAAGGAGGTCCAGTGGACCCTGGGAGCCATCCTCTTCAAGACGCGCTTCCTTCCACTCAG ggaCCTGCAGCAGGAGGTGTTCCGGCAGAGCCACCCCAGCTGGCTGCGCTCCTCCTTCCTCTACAACCACCACCTGTTCTCCGTCTgcgtgctggtggtgctgctggccaTCCTGCTGTACATCCTGCGCCTGCGGAGGATCCACCAGAGAGAGCAGAGGCAGTCCGAGGTCCTGGACCTgctctgggtggaggagggggaggccctGCTGgcctga
- the LOC130379392 gene encoding mitoferrin-2-like, translating into MEADGFLSRRMAVEAPGVDSGVTAATAGAEIRWLGGRFLNTSGLVSGFSARSVGVEPDFAVTSHRTPPELCAAAAEPDVDYEGLPQGVSTTTHMLAGAVAGIMEHCLMYPIDCVKTRMQSLQPDPGARYRSVTDALRQIVRTEGVWRPVRGVNVMAVGAGPAHALYFACYEKIKFTLSDAVHPGANSHFANGVAGCMATVLHDAVMNPAEVVKQRVQMFNSPYRGVMDCVGATLQREGPGAFYRSFTTQLTMNVPFQALHFMTYEYLQELLNPHRHYDPSSHMVSGALAGAIAAAATTPLDVCKTLLNTQEALVLPVAAAASSAAATPPNAAARQISGLGEAFRTVYRMGGAPAFFKGVQARVIYQMPSTAISWSVYEFFKYALTERQHRRRLRPPERDVDN; encoded by the exons ATGGAAGCGGACGGTTTCTTGTCGCGGCGAATGGCCGTGGAAGCACCAGGCGTCGACAGCGGGGTCACAGCCGCCACGGCCGGTGCAGAGATCCGGTGGCTCGGCGGCCGGTTTCTCAACACTAGTGGATTAGTTAGTGGGTTCTCGGCAAGGTCAGTAGGAGTGGAACCGGACTTTGCTGTAACATCTCACCGGACACCACCGGAGCTGTGTGCAGCTGCTGCCGAGCCAGACGTGGACTACGAAGGACTTCCTCAAGGAGTATCGACCACCACACACATGTTAGCTGGAGCCGTGGCTGGCATCATGGAGCACTGCTTAATGTACCCCATCGACTGTGTCAAG ACGCGGATGCAGAGCCTGCAGCCTGATCCTGGCGCCCGCTACCGCAGTGTGACGGACGCCCTGCGGCAGATCGTCCGCACTGAGGGGGTCTGGCGTCCGGTCCGTGGCGTCAACGTGATGGCCGTCGGGGCAGGGCCGGCCCACGCTCTTTACTTTGCCTGCTATGAGAAGATCAAGTTCACCCTCAGCGACGCCGTCCACCCCGGCGCCAATAGCCACTTCGCCAACG gAGTGGCTGGCTGCATGGCCACGGTGCTCCACGATGCTGTGATGAACCCAGCTGAAG tggTGAAGCAGCGGGTGCAGATGTTCAACTCCCCGTACCGCGGCGTGATGGACTGTGTGGGGGCCACGCTGCAGCgcgagggccccggggccttcTACCGCAGCTTCACCACGCAGCTCACCATGAACGTGCCCTTCCAGGCGCTGCACTTCATGACCTACGAGTACCTGCAGGAGCTGCTCAACCCCCACCGCCACTACGACCCCTCCTCCCACATGGTGTCAGGAGCTCTGGCCGGGGCGATCGCCGCTGCCGCCACCACACCGCTGGACGTGTGCAAGACCCTCCTCAACACGCAGGAGGCGCTGGTGCTCCCCGTGGCGGCAGCGGCGTCATCTGCAGCGGCGACTCCGCCAAACGCAGCGGCGCGCCAGATCTCGGGTCTGGGCGAGGCGTTCCGGACGGTGTACCGGATGGGCGGGGCCCCGGCGTTCTTCAAGGGCGTGCAGGCGCGTGTCATCTACCAGATGCCGTCCACCGCTATCAGCTGGTCGGTGTATGAGTTCTTTAAGTATGCGCTCACCGAGCGCCAGCACCGCCGCCGCCTGCGCCCCCCGGAGCGTGATGTAGACAACTGA
- the LOC130379109 gene encoding homeobox protein Nkx-2.3-like yields the protein MFLGGLHFSTAGEPESGSTMLASQLTSTPFSVKDILKMEQQQQQQQQQQQSQQQQPPRLLEHQQQAHQRSPHSQIGLHHHHHHPQQQPLQHFRAPPSCMLVGTARDSPPFSEGEDNLAYLSALAAQEEPGDASLSPDIIYGGVPGALGLLAEPKLEAVDPAEIKSSGHVSREEAGEGGHGDSERPVHKQRTRRKPRVLFSQAQVFELERRFKQQRYLSAPEREHLASSLKLTSTQVKIWFQNRRYKCKRQRQDKSLELAGQSHHHHAPPPPPRRVAVPVLVRDGKPCLGGTQSYNAAYGSSPYSYNGYPAYTYNNPAYSSGNNNYSCTYTSLPTLPPTNTTSGAAFMNMNLGGLGGPQTQQHQGPVTPCQGSLQGIRAW from the exons ATGTTCCTAGGCGGGCTTCACTTCTCCACCGCTGGCGAGCCGGAGTCGGGGAGCACGATGCTGGCCAGCCAGCTCACCTCCACCCCTTTCTCCGTCAAGGATATCCTCAAGatggagcagcaacagcagcagcagcagcaacaacaacaatctcagcagcagcagccgccgcgaCTACTTGAGCACCAGCAGCAGGCGCACCAGAGGTCACCACACAGTCAAATAGgcctgcatcatcatcatcaccatccacAACAGCAGCCCTTGCAACACTTCCGAGCCCCGCCGTCCTGCATGCTGGTCGGGACGGCCCGGGACAGCCCTCCGTTCTCCGAGGGGGAGGATAACCTCGCATACCTCAGCGCGCTGGCAGCGCAAGAGGAGCCGGGGGACGCGAGCCTCTCCCCGGACATCATCTACGGCGGAGTCCCCGGCGCGCTGGGACTCCTCGCGGAGCCAAAGCTGGAGGCCGTGGACCCGGCCGAGATCA AGAGCAGCGGCCATGTGTCCCgggaggaggcaggggaagGCGGCCACGGGGACTCAGAGCGCCCGGTGCATAAGCAGAGAACCAGGCGGAAGCCTCGAGTGCTGTTCTCCCAGGCCCAGGTGTTCGAGCTGGAGCGACGCTTTAAGCAGCAGCGCTACTTGTCGGCCCCGGAGCGAGAGCACCTGGCCTCCAGCCTCAAACTCACCTCCACGCAGGTGaagatctggttccagaaccgcCGCTACAAGTGCAAGCGTCAGCGGCAGGATAAGTCCCTGGAGCTGGCCGGACAGTCGCACCACCATcacgctcctcctccaccacccagaAGGGTCGCGGTGCCTGTCCTGGTACGGGATGGAAAGCCGTGTCTAGGGGGCACACAGAGCTACAACGCCGCGTACGGGTCGAGCCCCTACAGCTATAACGGGTATCCGGCGTACACGTACAACAATCCCGCCTACAGCAGTGGCAACAACAACTACAGCTGCACGTACACGAGCCTCCCCACGCtgccccccaccaacaccaccagcggGGCGGCCTTCATGAACATGAACCTGGGGGGCCTCGGTGGCCCCCAGACCCAACAACACCAGGGGCCAGTCACCCCCTGCCAGGGCTCGTTGCAGGGGATTCGGGCTTGGTAG